In the Pseudomonas sp. ADAK2 genome, one interval contains:
- a CDS encoding pyridoxal phosphate-dependent aminotransferase — translation MITSKLPNVGITIFTQMSQLAAQTGAINLSQGFPDFDAPQALCDAVGRHIAQGHNQYSPMTGLPALRQQISAKIARSYGVNVDADLEVTVTPGATQAIFCAIQAVIHSGDEVIVFDPCYDSYEPSVQLAGGRCVHVQLGLDDFSIDFQKLAEAITPRTRMIVINSPHNPSGALISRAELDQLADLIRDRDIYLVSDEVYEHLVFDGVPHVSVLNHEELYQRAFVVSSFGKTYHVTGWKTGYVVAPPALTAELRKVHQYVSFCGVTPLQFALADFMAEHPEHVEELPGFYQAKRDLFCDLLAPSRFSLTRVTGTYFQLVDYSQIRPDLNDVEMALWMTREHGVASIPISVFYQNPPEGQRLVRLCFAKREETLREAAEKLCVI, via the coding sequence ATGATCACCAGTAAGCTGCCGAATGTCGGCATCACTATCTTCACTCAGATGTCTCAGCTCGCAGCGCAGACCGGGGCGATCAACCTGTCCCAGGGGTTTCCCGATTTCGATGCTCCCCAGGCGTTGTGCGATGCGGTCGGCCGGCACATTGCCCAAGGTCACAACCAATATTCGCCGATGACCGGCCTGCCGGCGTTGCGCCAGCAGATTTCAGCGAAGATTGCCCGCAGCTACGGCGTCAACGTGGATGCTGACCTTGAAGTGACGGTCACCCCGGGCGCGACTCAAGCGATCTTCTGTGCGATTCAGGCGGTTATCCACAGCGGCGACGAAGTGATCGTCTTCGACCCGTGCTACGACAGCTACGAGCCGTCGGTGCAGCTGGCCGGTGGCCGTTGCGTCCACGTGCAGCTCGGGCTGGATGACTTTTCCATCGACTTCCAGAAGCTCGCAGAGGCCATCACGCCGCGTACGCGGATGATCGTGATCAATTCGCCGCACAATCCAAGTGGCGCACTGATCAGCCGTGCCGAGCTGGATCAATTGGCGGATCTGATTCGTGATCGCGACATCTACCTTGTCAGCGATGAAGTCTACGAACATCTGGTGTTTGACGGCGTGCCCCACGTCAGCGTACTCAATCACGAAGAGCTGTATCAGCGCGCGTTCGTGGTCAGCTCCTTCGGAAAAACCTATCACGTCACTGGCTGGAAAACCGGCTACGTGGTCGCACCGCCAGCCCTCACGGCGGAACTGCGCAAGGTTCACCAGTACGTCAGTTTCTGCGGCGTGACCCCGCTGCAGTTTGCCCTGGCCGACTTCATGGCCGAACACCCGGAACACGTCGAAGAACTGCCAGGTTTCTACCAGGCCAAGCGCGATCTGTTCTGCGACCTGCTGGCACCGTCGCGCTTCAGCTTGACCCGTGTCACCGGCACCTATTTCCAATTGGTCGATTATTCGCAGATCCGCCCGGACCTCAACGATGTCGAGATGGCCCTGTGGATGACCCGCGAACACGGCGTGGCGAGCATCCCGATCTCGGTGTTCTACCAGAACCCGCCCGAAGGCCAGCGCCTGGTGCGCTTGTGCTTCGCCAAACGCGAGGAGACCCTGCGTGAAGCAGCGGAAAAACTATGCGTGATCTGA
- a CDS encoding amidohydrolase produces MRDLSALPNLNIALIQTTLAWHDRQANLEHFEQLLEQARGADLIILPEMFTTGFSMESETLAEAENGPTSKWLRVQAAKLEAVITGSVIVQAADGSHRNRLLWARPDGEVLHYDKRHLFRMAGEHNHYTPGERQVQFELKGWRIRPLICYDLRFPVWSRDAQDTDLLLYTANWPGARRQHWNRLLPARAIENLCYVAAVNRIGTDGKGFAYTGDSQVLDFQGETLLSAGEADGVFQVVLDAAELAAYRTRFPANLDADTFEFT; encoded by the coding sequence ATGCGTGATCTGAGTGCATTGCCCAACCTGAACATCGCGCTGATCCAGACCACCCTGGCCTGGCACGATCGCCAGGCCAACCTGGAGCATTTCGAGCAATTGCTGGAGCAGGCCCGCGGCGCGGATTTGATTATCCTGCCGGAGATGTTTACCACCGGGTTTTCCATGGAGTCCGAGACGCTCGCCGAAGCGGAAAACGGTCCGACCAGCAAATGGCTGCGGGTTCAGGCGGCCAAGCTTGAGGCGGTGATCACCGGTAGCGTGATTGTGCAGGCCGCCGATGGCAGTCACCGCAATCGCCTGCTTTGGGCGCGGCCGGACGGCGAGGTGTTGCATTACGACAAGCGCCACCTGTTCCGCATGGCCGGCGAGCACAACCACTACACCCCCGGCGAGCGTCAGGTGCAGTTCGAACTCAAGGGTTGGCGGATTCGGCCACTGATTTGCTACGACCTGCGCTTCCCGGTCTGGAGCCGTGATGCTCAGGACACCGATTTGCTGCTGTACACCGCCAACTGGCCGGGTGCGCGGCGTCAGCACTGGAACCGTTTGCTGCCGGCCCGGGCCATCGAGAACCTGTGTTACGTGGCGGCGGTGAACCGGATTGGCACCGACGGCAAGGGCTTTGCGTATACCGGCGACAGTCAGGTGCTGGACTTCCAGGGTGAGACATTGCTCAGCGCTGGCGAGGCGGATGGCGTGTTTCAGGTGGTGCTGGATGCGGCGGAACTGGCGGCCTATCGCACGCGGTTTCCGGCGAATCTGGATGCCGATACCTTCGAGTTCACCTAA
- the leuA gene encoding 2-isopropylmalate synthase: MSMLKDPSSKYRAFPTIDIPDRTWPSKTITAAPIWCSSDLRDGNQSLIEPMDAVKKLRFWKTLVQVGVKEIEASFPAASQTDFDFVRTLIEDGHIPDDTTIQVLTQGREDLIERTFESLRGAKKAIVHLYNATSPSFRRIVFNQDKDGIKAIAVNAAKLFVKYAAQQPDTEWTFEYSPETFSATELEFAKEVCDAVIEVWNPTPEHKVILNLPATVECATPNIYADQIEWFGRHINRRDSVIISLHTHNDRGTGVAATELGLMAGADRVEGCLFGNGERTGNVDLVTVALNLYTQGIHPELDFSDIDGVRKVVEECNQIQVHPRHPYVGDLVHTAFSGSHQDAIRKGFAQQKPDTLWEVPYLPIDPADIGRSYEAVIRVNSQSGKGGIAYLLEQEYGISLPRRMQIEFSQVVQRETDRLGLEMTAQQIHALLHSEYLQANTPYALVSHRLQEENGNSSVEVEVSGKGQGETNLHWRGKGNGALEALVAGLPIPVEIMDYNEHAIGAGTNAKAAAYIELRVEGQRAVHGVGIDENITTASFKALFSALNRSLSQPEAKEAA, encoded by the coding sequence ATGAGCATGCTCAAAGACCCGTCTTCGAAATACCGCGCGTTCCCGACCATCGATATCCCGGACCGCACTTGGCCGTCGAAGACCATCACCGCCGCGCCGATCTGGTGCAGCTCCGATCTTCGCGACGGCAACCAGTCGCTGATCGAGCCAATGGACGCGGTGAAAAAGCTGCGTTTCTGGAAAACCCTGGTGCAGGTCGGCGTGAAAGAAATCGAAGCGTCGTTCCCGGCCGCTTCGCAAACCGACTTCGACTTTGTGCGCACCCTCATCGAAGACGGCCACATCCCGGACGACACCACCATTCAGGTGCTGACCCAGGGCCGTGAAGACTTGATCGAGCGCACCTTCGAATCCCTGCGCGGGGCGAAGAAAGCCATCGTTCACCTGTACAACGCGACCTCCCCTTCTTTCCGCCGCATTGTCTTCAACCAGGACAAGGACGGGATCAAGGCCATCGCCGTGAACGCCGCCAAGCTGTTCGTCAAATACGCCGCCCAGCAGCCGGACACCGAGTGGACCTTCGAGTACTCGCCGGAAACCTTCAGCGCCACCGAACTCGAATTCGCCAAGGAAGTGTGCGATGCAGTGATCGAAGTCTGGAACCCGACACCTGAGCACAAGGTGATCCTCAACCTGCCGGCCACCGTCGAATGCGCGACCCCGAACATCTACGCCGACCAGATCGAATGGTTCGGCCGTCACATCAACCGTCGTGACAGCGTGATCATCAGCCTGCACACCCACAACGACCGTGGCACCGGCGTAGCCGCCACCGAACTGGGCCTGATGGCCGGCGCCGACCGTGTCGAAGGCTGCCTGTTCGGCAACGGCGAGCGCACTGGTAACGTTGACCTGGTGACCGTGGCATTGAACCTCTACACCCAGGGCATTCACCCTGAGCTGGACTTCTCCGACATCGACGGCGTGCGCAAAGTCGTCGAAGAGTGCAACCAGATCCAGGTGCACCCGCGTCACCCGTACGTCGGCGACCTGGTTCACACCGCGTTCTCCGGCTCGCACCAGGACGCTATCCGCAAAGGCTTCGCCCAGCAGAAACCGGACACCCTGTGGGAAGTGCCGTACTTGCCGATCGACCCGGCCGACATCGGCCGCAGCTACGAGGCGGTGATCCGCGTCAACAGCCAGTCGGGCAAGGGCGGTATCGCTTACCTGCTGGAACAGGAATACGGCATCAGCTTGCCGCGTCGCATGCAGATCGAGTTCAGCCAGGTTGTACAGCGTGAAACCGATCGCCTCGGCCTGGAAATGACCGCCCAGCAAATCCACGCGCTGCTGCACAGCGAGTACTTGCAGGCCAACACCCCGTACGCGCTGGTCAGCCATCGCTTGCAGGAAGAGAACGGCAACAGCTCGGTGGAAGTGGAAGTCTCGGGCAAGGGCCAGGGCGAAACCAACCTGCACTGGCGCGGCAAGGGCAACGGCGCCCTGGAAGCACTGGTAGCCGGTCTGCCGATCCCGGTGGAAATCATGGACTACAACGAACACGCCATCGGCGCGGGCACCAATGCCAAGGCGGCGGCCTACATTGAACTGCGAGTTGAAGGTCAGCGTGCGGTGCACGGCGTGGGCATTGATGAAAACATCACCACCGCCAGCTTCAAGGCACTGTTCAGCGCGCTGAACCGTTCGTTGAGCCAGCCGGAAGCGAAAGAAGCGGCATAA